ACCTCGACCACCGCCTGGGCCACCGCGACCGCCACCGGGGCCGCCGGGACCACCGCGCCCGCCGCCGCCACGTCCGCCGCGGCCGCCAGGACCGCCAGCGCCGCCACCGCTGCGCGCGCTCCGGCCGGGACCACTGCGCGCAGCCGGCGCACCAGCTGGACGCTCGTCGCCTGCTGGCGCTGATCCTTCCTGATTCTCTTCAGCCATTGCCTAAAACTCCAGCCCGCCTTCGCGGGCTCCGTCGGCCACTGCTTTCACGCGGCCGTGATACTTGTAACCGCCACGGTCGAAAACGACCATCGTGATGCCGGCATCCTTCGCCTTCTGGGCGATACGCTTGCCGACTTCGGCGGACTTCTCTGTTCTCCTTCCTTCCAATCCTGTATCTGAAACCGTCATCAG
Above is a window of Gemmatimonadaceae bacterium DNA encoding:
- the rplR gene encoding 50S ribosomal protein L18, giving the protein MAIPRTRSGLRTRRHFRVRKKVNGTGERPRLVIYRSLKHIYAQLVDDVSMRTLMTVSDTGLEGRRTEKSAEVGKRIAQKAKDAGITMVVFDRGGYKYHGRVKAVADGAREGGLEF